A window from Candidatus Krumholzibacteriota bacterium encodes these proteins:
- a CDS encoding PorV/PorQ family protein, producing MKGNKHLLTGIALIFTVVTAFPLVAYGTSPFEKVGTYSAQFLKVGVSARATGMGSAFTAVADDASALYWNPAGLVELERTEVTMNSVSWPADIDLYFVGTVFRTPYLPGTFGVSARALTMDPQIVRTIYRPEGTNMHFDAGSQSYGLSYATYFTDRFSAGITAHFLHMGLAERSVESLSFDFGLLYRIGIRGMTLGMMVQSLGSEFTYDERSSKLPTVFNVGLAMDLLRLGSSVLTASSGFSHPSDNAERMNVGFEYSYNQFFFVRGGYNINYDSQGMAWGVGFKIDSSQTSDIKFDYSWQDLNFLGYSNRVSLGFSY from the coding sequence ATGAAAGGCAATAAACATTTACTTACTGGGATTGCGTTGATTTTTACTGTTGTGACGGCGTTTCCCCTGGTTGCGTATGGTACTTCACCATTCGAAAAAGTTGGAACATACTCCGCTCAATTTCTAAAAGTCGGAGTATCGGCACGCGCGACTGGTATGGGCAGCGCCTTTACTGCCGTGGCAGATGATGCCTCGGCTCTATATTGGAATCCTGCCGGACTTGTGGAATTGGAACGCACAGAGGTAACAATGAATTCAGTATCCTGGCCCGCCGACATTGACCTCTACTTCGTAGGCACGGTTTTCAGGACACCCTATCTTCCCGGAACTTTCGGAGTTTCAGCGCGGGCTTTGACTATGGATCCTCAGATAGTCCGAACTATATACAGGCCGGAGGGCACGAACATGCATTTTGATGCCGGTTCGCAATCTTACGGTTTATCCTACGCGACTTACTTCACAGACAGGTTTTCAGCCGGCATTACGGCGCATTTTCTTCATATGGGTCTTGCTGAACGCAGCGTTGAATCACTTTCATTTGACTTCGGGCTTCTTTACAGGATAGGCATACGCGGCATGACGTTAGGTATGATGGTTCAGAGCCTGGGAAGTGAATTTACTTACGATGAGCGTTCTTCGAAACTTCCGACCGTATTCAACGTTGGGCTTGCTATGGATCTGTTGAGACTTGGATCCAGCGTTTTAACTGCTTCTTCAGGCTTTTCTCACCCTTCAGACAACGCGGAGAGAATGAATGTGGGATTCGAATATTCATACAATCAGTTTTTCTTCGTCCGCGGAGGGTATAATATCAACTATGACAGCCAGGGGATGGCTTGGGGTGTAGGGTTCAAGATAGATTCAAGCCAGACTTCCGATATCAAATTTGATTATTCCTGGCAGGATCTTAATTTCCTTGGTTACTCTAACCGAGTATCTCTCGGCTTTAGTTATTAA
- a CDS encoding ABC transporter ATP-binding protein: MLIRVKGIKKIYEVGIQKIEAVAGVDVEIEKNEYVSIMGPSGSGKSTLMNILGCLDTPSEGEYYLNGAEVSNLNDDKLAYIRNREIGFVFQTFNLLPRANALQNVELPLVYAGLSTRERKQIAMEALDSVGLVDRATHRPNELSGGQRQRVAIARALVNKPSIILADEPTGNLDSKTGEELMALFNKIHQSGNTIIMVTHEEDVARHSMRVLRLRDGKIESDKNIN, encoded by the coding sequence ATGTTAATAAGAGTAAAGGGAATAAAAAAAATATATGAGGTAGGAATACAGAAGATCGAAGCAGTGGCCGGAGTGGATGTAGAGATAGAAAAAAATGAATATGTTTCGATTATGGGACCTTCCGGTTCCGGTAAATCGACATTGATGAATATTCTGGGATGTCTCGATACTCCCAGCGAGGGTGAATATTATCTTAATGGAGCGGAAGTAAGCAATCTCAACGACGACAAACTCGCTTATATCCGCAACCGTGAAATAGGATTTGTTTTCCAGACATTCAACCTTCTTCCGCGCGCCAACGCTCTTCAGAACGTTGAGCTTCCCCTCGTTTATGCCGGCCTGTCAACCCGCGAGAGAAAGCAGATCGCGATGGAAGCTCTTGACTCAGTCGGCCTCGTCGATAGAGCTACTCATCGCCCGAATGAACTCTCCGGCGGGCAGAGACAGAGGGTAGCCATAGCAAGAGCCCTTGTAAATAAGCCCTCGATAATACTGGCGGATGAACCCACCGGAAATTTAGACAGCAAAACAGGCGAGGAGCTTATGGCCCTTTTCAATAAAATTCATCAGTCCGGAAATACCATTATTATGGTTACACACGAAGAAGATGTTGCCAGGCATTCGATGCGCGTCTTAAGATTGCGGGACGGGAAAATAGAGTCTGATAAAAATATAAATTAA
- a CDS encoding energy transducer TonB encodes MEFKKGYKRYLRNSFYAAIVLHFLGFYFSPQFEFKPYVLEEKEFIAIDTAEEFVLPPPPKEVSQPVIPMAAEEGEEAQDAADVAATSFDKIENLPPPPPPDSDKASKFFAFDEPPVLIKRVAPRYPELARQAGIDGTVMLRVLVSEKGKVIRVSVLHSEVTPAMEQAAMKAVKEFRFKPARQRMKPVKAYMAIPIVFRLH; translated from the coding sequence GTGGAATTCAAAAAGGGTTACAAGAGGTATCTTCGTAATTCTTTCTACGCGGCTATAGTGCTTCATTTTCTGGGGTTTTATTTCAGCCCGCAATTTGAATTTAAGCCATACGTACTGGAAGAAAAGGAATTTATCGCGATTGATACCGCGGAAGAATTTGTACTTCCTCCTCCTCCTAAAGAAGTAAGCCAGCCCGTTATTCCAATGGCCGCGGAAGAGGGAGAAGAGGCACAGGACGCGGCTGATGTTGCTGCCACAAGTTTTGACAAAATTGAAAATCTTCCGCCTCCGCCGCCTCCCGATAGTGATAAGGCGAGTAAGTTCTTCGCGTTTGATGAACCCCCGGTTTTAATTAAACGGGTAGCTCCGAGATATCCGGAGCTGGCCAGGCAGGCCGGCATCGACGGAACTGTCATGTTAAGAGTGCTTGTAAGCGAGAAGGGGAAAGTAATAAGAGTATCGGTTCTGCATTCGGAAGTAACACCCGCAATGGAGCAGGCGGCAATGAAAGCGGTAAAAGAGTTTAGATTCAAACCGGCGAGGCAGAGAATGAAACCGGTTAAGGCTTATATGGCGATTCCGATTGTGTTCAGACTACATTAG
- a CDS encoding ABC transporter permease gives MKDVESNIKRADEVTLRRSAASVWYENLKQAVDVLLSHKMRSGLLILGVAIGVTTVLTIVTVMSGLGKRVQQDILSVNKPYLIVSRFDPFSNSQDRRDLMRRKKLTSGDATAIAEECSTVDKVDLQVNSEGSMSVLRYGNERTNLIQILGASYNFGYMFNFTIGRGRFFSRFEQDHKTRVIVLGYGPAKDLFPNRDPIGKTIKIGANRYRVVGTMESRENIMGSISDNYAVIPYTVYEKDRSSRRDEYQIAVTMRSGYTLEEGMEEITALLRKRRGVNPGDRNNFHVTTSETFREMLGNITKYIGLILVVISSIGLMVGGIGVMNIMLISVTERTREVGIRMAMGANKKDILQQFLIEAATLTGLGGIIGIVMGLFAARGVATLIRFPYSVPFIWIVIAFIFSASIGLIFGLYPANKAARMDPIDALRVE, from the coding sequence ATGAAAGATGTGGAAAGCAATATAAAAAGGGCGGACGAAGTCACCTTACGGCGTTCGGCAGCCAGCGTCTGGTATGAGAATCTGAAACAGGCGGTTGATGTTCTTCTCAGTCATAAGATGCGTTCGGGACTTCTTATTCTTGGTGTGGCTATCGGCGTGACAACTGTTCTGACTATAGTTACAGTCATGTCAGGTCTCGGGAAGAGGGTCCAGCAGGATATCCTTTCGGTTAACAAGCCGTATTTAATAGTGAGCAGGTTTGATCCATTCTCAAATTCACAGGACAGGCGCGATCTGATGAGGCGTAAGAAGTTGACAAGCGGTGACGCGACCGCGATAGCAGAGGAATGTTCAACGGTAGACAAAGTTGATCTTCAGGTTAATTCTGAAGGATCGATGAGTGTTCTTCGCTACGGGAATGAGAGGACCAACCTTATTCAGATACTGGGCGCTTCGTATAACTTCGGTTATATGTTCAATTTTACGATCGGCAGGGGAAGATTCTTTTCTCGGTTTGAACAGGATCACAAGACTAGAGTTATTGTTCTTGGTTATGGCCCGGCCAAGGATCTCTTCCCCAACAGGGATCCTATAGGGAAAACGATTAAAATAGGTGCCAACAGGTACAGGGTTGTCGGCACCATGGAATCAAGAGAGAATATAATGGGAAGTATAAGCGATAATTACGCGGTGATTCCATATACTGTCTATGAAAAGGATCGTTCAAGCAGGCGGGATGAATATCAGATTGCGGTAACAATGCGCTCCGGCTATACACTTGAGGAAGGAATGGAAGAAATCACTGCTTTACTCCGGAAAAGAAGAGGGGTTAATCCGGGGGATAGAAACAATTTTCATGTAACCACATCTGAGACATTCAGAGAGATGCTGGGGAATATAACAAAATACATAGGATTGATTCTGGTTGTGATTTCATCGATTGGATTGATGGTCGGCGGGATTGGAGTAATGAATATTATGCTGATTTCGGTTACCGAGCGGACCAGGGAAGTTGGTATAAGAATGGCGATGGGGGCCAATAAAAAGGATATTCTTCAGCAGTTTCTTATTGAAGCGGCGACGCTGACCGGTCTTGGGGGAATTATAGGGATCGTTATGGGGTTGTTCGCGGCGCGGGGAGTAGCAACTCTGATACGTTTTCCCTACTCGGTTCCTTTTATCTGGATAGTTATAGCATTTATTTTCTCGGCGTCTATAGGACTGATTTTCGGTTTGTATCCAGCTAACAAAGCGGCGAGAATGGACCCTATTGACGCTCTGAGAGTTGAGTGA
- a CDS encoding GWxTD domain-containing protein produces the protein MNRKLFFAAASALLLTIIPCRLIMGEDYKGQRPFELSAFYAYDDSAKVYLDLGISIEYRRLVFFKQQDRFKADYRVYIQIFERGRDRSVWGDVWENNVKLPTYRATKSPSGITRINRRIYLRPGRYRVEGTIEVIGTNIKYKRETDIEIPGVSEGAVSLSEPLLSIPTESRKAEKPPRGEIEVLTCAAPVTTGFKISSEDTYADFNMWLRASFNLSVSSYDEKSEKCSVSIKISDYRGGIILYNRQQVYLDETGHSIVCFDFNVDNYHIGVYLMEISAEIEETERKDLVRKEFAVLFNRGSLRQHFEETEDLLLLVASEDEIKPIVTASPEDRIDEWKEFWSDRVAERGRGSYNYQEFLRNINYVLKHYSDSSGGWKTDMGRIFISNGRPDKIVTRRSVQSGGYYQFWYYYSRGVIYIFTDKFGTGDYRYLSTRNF, from the coding sequence ATGAATAGAAAACTCTTTTTCGCGGCCGCTTCAGCGCTCCTTCTTACCATTATCCCGTGCCGGTTAATAATGGGTGAGGATTACAAAGGTCAGAGGCCCTTTGAGCTCTCCGCGTTTTATGCCTATGACGACAGCGCGAAAGTGTATCTGGACCTTGGTATATCCATAGAGTACAGGCGTTTGGTCTTCTTTAAACAGCAGGACCGGTTTAAAGCGGATTACAGGGTTTATATACAGATCTTCGAAAGGGGCCGGGACAGGTCTGTTTGGGGTGACGTATGGGAAAATAATGTGAAGCTGCCAACCTACAGGGCTACTAAATCCCCGTCCGGAATAACCAGAATTAACAGAAGAATATATTTGCGGCCGGGCAGATACAGAGTCGAGGGAACTATAGAAGTAATTGGTACGAATATAAAGTATAAACGTGAAACAGACATAGAAATACCCGGAGTTTCAGAAGGCGCCGTCAGTTTATCAGAACCCCTTTTATCAATTCCGACAGAGAGCAGAAAGGCGGAAAAACCCCCCCGCGGCGAAATTGAGGTTTTAACTTGCGCGGCTCCCGTAACAACCGGTTTCAAAATCAGCTCCGAGGACACTTACGCTGATTTTAATATGTGGCTCAGAGCCTCTTTTAATCTTTCCGTCTCTTCGTATGATGAAAAGAGTGAAAAGTGTTCAGTCTCTATTAAAATATCCGATTACAGAGGCGGGATTATTTTATACAACAGGCAGCAAGTTTATCTCGATGAGACAGGACACTCGATCGTTTGTTTTGACTTTAACGTTGATAATTATCATATAGGTGTTTACCTAATGGAAATAAGCGCTGAAATTGAAGAAACTGAGCGTAAGGATCTTGTTAGGAAGGAATTCGCGGTTCTTTTTAACAGAGGGTCGCTGCGTCAGCATTTCGAAGAAACAGAGGATCTGCTTTTGCTTGTAGCGTCCGAGGATGAAATAAAACCTATCGTTACAGCCTCTCCCGAGGATAGAATAGATGAGTGGAAAGAATTCTGGAGTGACAGGGTGGCGGAGAGGGGCAGAGGATCTTATAATTATCAGGAATTTCTGAGGAATATCAATTATGTGTTAAAACATTATTCAGATAGCTCCGGCGGATGGAAGACTGATATGGGGAGGATATTTATCAGCAACGGCAGGCCCGACAAGATTGTTACGAGGCGAAGCGTGCAATCCGGCGGGTATTATCAGTTCTGGTATTATTACTCAAGAGGGGTTATTTATATATTCACAGATAAGTTCGGAACGGGTGATTATAGATATTTAAGTACGAGGAATTTCTGA
- a CDS encoding efflux RND transporter periplasmic adaptor subunit, whose protein sequence is MKRKYWILIGVVIVIAVLIIINLKAKRGKSIEVQVDKVQRRNLKMVITASGSIRPKRKIDISASTIGKITSVSVKEGDYVEKGQFLMQIDPEQLESSVMRIEASLQSVKAASKEASFRMKQRKNELDRVKSLFEKGFRTEEDIETAQTAYNVAVANLDASIQRVAEQKALLKSARHDLKEVTINSGMSGVVTRLNVEEGETAIMGTINNPGTVLMTIADLSQIEAEVEIDETEVVYVKIGDKAGVTLDAFPDTTYSGEVTEIGNSPVLSSSVSGQQGVDFKVVITLNDTIQNVRPGLSADAEIVVAERDSALSIPIQSLTVREENEINDYEVPDTLSAERKEIEGVFVISTEKAEFRKVEVGISGSKYFEVVSGLAEGEEVVSGNYKAIRDLKDDQRVEIKGK, encoded by the coding sequence ATGAAAAGGAAATACTGGATTCTTATAGGTGTTGTGATAGTTATAGCGGTTCTGATCATTATTAACCTGAAGGCAAAGAGAGGTAAATCGATCGAAGTTCAGGTCGATAAAGTTCAGCGCAGGAATTTGAAGATGGTTATTACGGCCTCCGGAAGTATAAGACCTAAGAGGAAGATCGACATAAGCGCCAGCACTATTGGAAAGATTACGAGTGTCTCCGTAAAAGAAGGGGATTACGTTGAGAAGGGACAATTCCTTATGCAGATAGATCCGGAGCAGCTCGAGTCGAGTGTTATGAGGATAGAGGCATCTCTTCAATCGGTAAAAGCGGCGAGTAAAGAGGCAAGTTTTAGAATGAAGCAGAGGAAAAATGAACTGGATAGGGTCAAGAGTTTGTTCGAAAAGGGGTTTAGAACTGAGGAGGATATTGAAACAGCTCAGACGGCCTACAATGTTGCGGTAGCCAACTTAGACGCCAGCATTCAAAGGGTTGCCGAACAGAAAGCCCTGCTTAAGAGCGCGAGACATGACCTGAAAGAGGTTACGATTAATTCGGGGATGAGCGGGGTTGTTACCAGACTGAACGTCGAGGAAGGGGAAACGGCGATAATGGGGACTATCAATAATCCGGGAACTGTTCTTATGACAATTGCCGATCTGTCGCAAATAGAGGCTGAAGTCGAAATTGACGAAACTGAAGTAGTATATGTCAAGATAGGGGACAAAGCAGGAGTTACACTGGATGCCTTTCCGGACACGACTTACAGCGGAGAAGTCACCGAGATAGGAAACAGCCCCGTACTTTCTTCATCCGTTTCCGGCCAGCAGGGGGTCGATTTTAAAGTAGTGATAACTTTGAACGATACAATTCAAAATGTTCGGCCGGGATTATCCGCTGACGCGGAAATAGTAGTAGCCGAGCGCGACAGCGCACTTAGTATTCCTATTCAGAGCCTGACAGTGAGGGAAGAAAATGAAATAAATGATTATGAAGTTCCTGACACACTGAGTGCTGAAAGAAAAGAAATTGAAGGTGTTTTTGTCATTTCCACGGAGAAGGCTGAATTCAGAAAGGTAGAAGTCGGTATATCGGGAAGTAAATATTTTGAAGTGGTATCGGGTCTTGCCGAGGGTGAAGAGGTTGTAAGCGGAAATTACAAAGCTATACGAGATTTAAAAGATGATCAGAGAGTTGAAATCAAGGGAAAATAA
- a CDS encoding TolC family protein, with the protein MDKTLLFKVKNLFSALLILALLSGVTRSSEVKVLSLEDCVSIALKNNPDIGISFQYIKKAESSLQAEYGSLMPDFSLGFYTGHNYYGPSSVQYDSQGRPIQRDGFDYENYTLRLSSSMMLWQGGGNYSRISSAKSRNDAAREDYNYSKDIMIAKIIRAYYNLYRNKMLYTVQVESKEQASKNLDRAKALLEAGSATRVDKLKAQVRYSNTKLNVIKTRNSMEMAREELRNLMNRSENRTFSIDTSMTIEYSEPEYQNVIEFALKNRADLKSVRYNLKAAESNVSVAKAGWWPSLGIGFDYYWNDRKLVDNPLDVFREEYQWNVTGFLTFNIFDRMSTSTKVKSAKADRRIAEYDLEKRALEVSKEIKNLIFGMNEARERIAVAREIIRQAKEEVKLAEERYRIGAGTMLETIDAHVALTTAKADLIEAKCDYLIAEADLARAAGKMRDKM; encoded by the coding sequence ATGGATAAAACTTTATTATTTAAAGTAAAAAATTTATTTTCAGCTCTTTTAATTTTAGCTTTACTTTCCGGAGTAACGCGATCTTCTGAAGTTAAAGTATTATCCCTCGAAGATTGCGTTAGTATAGCTCTGAAAAACAATCCCGATATTGGTATAAGTTTTCAATACATTAAAAAGGCGGAGAGTAGCCTTCAGGCTGAATACGGAAGCTTGATGCCCGATTTTTCTCTCGGTTTTTACACGGGTCATAACTACTATGGCCCCTCCTCGGTTCAGTATGATTCACAAGGAAGACCGATACAGCGAGACGGGTTTGATTATGAAAATTATACGTTGAGATTATCATCCAGCATGATGTTGTGGCAGGGAGGAGGTAATTACAGCAGGATTAGTTCAGCGAAGAGCAGGAACGACGCCGCCAGGGAGGATTATAATTATAGTAAAGATATTATGATAGCGAAAATAATAAGAGCATATTACAATCTCTATAGAAACAAAATGTTATATACTGTTCAGGTGGAGAGTAAAGAGCAAGCCAGTAAGAACTTAGACAGAGCAAAGGCTCTGCTTGAAGCCGGATCGGCAACAAGGGTTGATAAGCTGAAAGCCCAAGTCAGATATTCGAACACGAAACTTAATGTAATAAAGACGAGAAATTCCATGGAGATGGCTAGGGAAGAATTAAGGAATTTAATGAACAGGAGTGAGAACAGGACTTTTTCTATCGATACATCGATGACAATCGAATACAGCGAACCTGAATATCAAAATGTGATCGAATTTGCTTTAAAGAACAGAGCGGACCTCAAAAGTGTGAGGTACAATCTAAAAGCCGCCGAGTCGAATGTTTCGGTAGCTAAAGCCGGATGGTGGCCTTCTCTGGGGATAGGTTTTGATTATTACTGGAATGACCGTAAATTAGTGGACAATCCTCTGGACGTATTCCGTGAAGAGTATCAGTGGAATGTTACCGGATTTCTTACATTTAATATATTTGACAGGATGTCGACCAGCACTAAGGTTAAATCAGCTAAAGCTGATCGCAGAATAGCCGAGTATGATCTGGAAAAAAGAGCACTCGAGGTTTCGAAAGAGATCAAGAACCTGATTTTCGGAATGAATGAAGCGCGTGAAAGGATAGCCGTCGCGCGAGAGATCATCCGGCAGGCAAAGGAGGAAGTGAAGTTGGCGGAAGAACGTTACCGTATCGGAGCGGGAACGATGCTTGAAACTATCGACGCCCATGTAGCGCTGACTACCGCGAAGGCCGATTTAATTGAGGCGAAGTGCGACTATCTTATAGCTGAAGCAGATCTCGCTAGAGCGGCGGGGAAAATGAGAGATAAGATGTAG
- a CDS encoding biopolymer transporter ExbD has translation MKISKKQGVQNTIPTGSMADIIFLLLIFFMVTTIFKMESGLPISLPRAESGGELQRERLISVWADRFNRISINDKLMRVDDIDKVVGAKLEENSNLIVAFKVDRIARYQLVSDIIEQLKHANAINVTFVSVAEES, from the coding sequence TTGAAAATATCAAAAAAACAGGGTGTTCAGAATACTATACCGACAGGCTCGATGGCAGACATAATATTTCTGCTTCTCATTTTCTTTATGGTTACAACGATTTTTAAAATGGAGTCGGGACTTCCTATTTCATTGCCGAGGGCTGAATCCGGCGGGGAATTGCAGAGAGAAAGACTGATTTCAGTATGGGCAGACCGCTTTAACAGGATAAGTATTAACGATAAATTAATGCGTGTTGATGATATAGATAAAGTTGTCGGGGCTAAACTGGAAGAAAACTCTAATCTTATTGTCGCTTTTAAAGTTGACCGTATAGCAAGATACCAGCTTGTTTCTGATATCATCGAACAGCTTAAACACGCGAATGCTATTAATGTAACGTTTGTTTCTGTGGCGGAAGAAAGTTAA
- a CDS encoding ABC transporter permease, with the protein MLTYTGESRGYFLGVSNMVLEGVRIALKALLENKLRTFLTLLGNIVGTMSVIAVVSLIGGIDDYIREEVANEGSNVFTVERVNFLEAITDLDEFLEALARNKRILLEDADYLRKNIPSASSVGAAADNRSSMSYRDNWVDRAEVRGRSVQYPVIENVKLYAGRHLSRLEIKRSNKVAVIGWDVYKNLFDGRSPIGRTLKIGREHFEVIGIAEDRGTVFGESRNRFVYIPVTRFLKMYGSRESISIKVKAADVELLGNAVEQAEIAMRIRHGLHPTERNDFSISTSKQLVSLWENISSSIFKALIFLVSIALVVGGVVLMNVMLVSVTERTREVGIRKAIGARRLDIIWQFIVESITLSLLGGIIGIALGFTIAAVISLLSPLPYLIAPWSIAAGLTVTFLIGVIFGTYPASKASRLDPVVALHHE; encoded by the coding sequence TTGTTAACGTACACCGGGGAGAGCCGCGGTTATTTTCTGGGAGTATCGAATATGGTTCTAGAGGGTGTTCGAATAGCGCTCAAAGCCTTACTTGAGAATAAACTCAGGACTTTTCTGACTCTGTTGGGGAATATAGTCGGGACTATGTCCGTAATAGCTGTCGTTTCTCTTATCGGGGGGATAGATGATTATATAAGAGAAGAAGTTGCAAATGAAGGCAGCAATGTGTTTACGGTGGAAAGAGTTAATTTTCTGGAAGCAATAACAGACCTGGACGAATTTCTGGAAGCTCTTGCCAGGAATAAGAGGATTCTCCTCGAAGACGCCGATTATCTCAGGAAAAATATCCCTTCTGCTTCATCTGTGGGGGCTGCCGCGGATAACAGATCTTCAATGTCGTACCGGGACAACTGGGTAGACCGCGCTGAAGTACGGGGAAGGTCGGTCCAGTATCCTGTCATAGAAAATGTAAAACTCTACGCGGGAAGGCATCTGTCGCGGCTGGAAATTAAGAGGAGCAATAAAGTAGCTGTAATAGGGTGGGATGTATATAAGAATCTTTTTGACGGCAGAAGCCCGATCGGTAGAACGCTGAAAATAGGAAGGGAACATTTTGAAGTAATTGGTATTGCCGAGGATCGGGGAACTGTATTTGGTGAATCAAGAAACAGATTTGTTTATATTCCCGTTACAAGATTTCTAAAAATGTACGGATCGAGAGAATCTATTTCAATAAAGGTAAAAGCCGCCGATGTAGAGCTGCTGGGCAACGCGGTTGAACAAGCCGAAATAGCCATGAGAATAAGGCACGGGCTTCATCCGACGGAAAGGAACGATTTCAGTATATCGACTTCAAAACAGCTCGTTTCTCTCTGGGAAAACATTTCCTCTTCGATATTCAAAGCTCTTATTTTTCTGGTTTCAATAGCTCTTGTAGTAGGAGGGGTAGTATTGATGAACGTGATGCTGGTCTCTGTAACTGAAAGAACAAGAGAGGTTGGCATACGAAAAGCGATCGGAGCAAGAAGACTGGATATCATCTGGCAGTTTATAGTTGAATCAATAACACTTTCTCTTTTGGGAGGGATTATAGGTATTGCTCTGGGCTTTACTATCGCGGCTGTAATTTCGCTCTTATCACCACTGCCGTATTTGATTGCTCCGTGGTCAATCGCGGCCGGTCTCACGGTAACATTTCTTATTGGTGTTATTTTCGGTACATATCCGGCAAGTAAGGCTTCCAGACTTGATCCTGTTGTAGCCCTTCATCACGAGTAG
- a CDS encoding MotA/TolQ/ExbB proton channel family protein, whose amino-acid sequence MRSKCVVKVMLFVIIPVFMAIVPAAVYSQQGQEEATAEITMQSENDSLATAKNDSAAVAQDLADMAERESLGPILYNLKNSGIGEKYVKGGNFMHALLLASIVLFVFIIERFVTLFRARVNVRKLMNNVIKSMRSEGVEGAMRVCEGTKGPIAAVLHSGLLRSDRGPDAVKEAIETSGSIETSFLERGLVVIATVAQVAPLLGFLGTVSGMISAFASIAAAEQVSAKVVASGIEEALITTATGLIIAIPASIGHSYFVSQIDRFVLEMEEASAELVNELIESGRIEN is encoded by the coding sequence ATGAGAAGTAAGTGTGTGGTAAAAGTTATGTTGTTTGTTATTATTCCGGTTTTTATGGCTATTGTACCCGCCGCAGTATATTCTCAGCAGGGGCAGGAAGAAGCAACGGCTGAGATAACCATGCAGTCGGAAAATGATTCCCTGGCTACTGCTAAGAATGACTCGGCAGCTGTAGCTCAAGATCTTGCCGATATGGCTGAGCGTGAAAGTCTTGGACCGATTCTTTATAATCTCAAAAATAGCGGAATTGGAGAGAAATATGTCAAAGGGGGCAATTTTATGCATGCCCTCCTTCTGGCTTCGATAGTATTGTTTGTTTTTATAATAGAAAGATTCGTCACTCTTTTTAGAGCGCGTGTTAATGTGCGTAAGCTTATGAATAATGTTATCAAGAGCATGCGTTCTGAAGGTGTAGAAGGGGCAATGCGCGTTTGTGAAGGAACAAAGGGTCCCATTGCCGCCGTTTTGCATTCGGGACTCCTGAGAAGTGACCGAGGTCCGGATGCTGTCAAAGAGGCAATTGAGACATCCGGAAGTATTGAGACTTCGTTTCTCGAAAGAGGACTGGTAGTTATTGCTACGGTAGCTCAGGTGGCTCCGCTGCTTGGATTCCTCGGTACTGTATCCGGTATGATCAGCGCTTTTGCATCAATAGCTGCCGCTGAACAGGTTAGCGCGAAAGTTGTCGCTTCAGGTATTGAAGAGGCTTTGATTACAACAGCAACAGGTCTTATAATTGCTATACCGGCAAGTATCGGCCATTCTTACTTTGTCTCACAGATCGACCGTTTTGTTCTGGAAATGGAAGAAGCATCCGCCGAACTTGTTAACGAACTTATTGAAAGTGGTAGAATAGAAAATTAA
- a CDS encoding biopolymer transporter ExbD, producing MIKKSSKVTSEFSTSSMSDINFLLLIFFLVSTMFAVDRGLPMSLPGESSSTVKLKTEDVLKIRAFSNGAIEAKGKGPIVLSDIEPFVRAKLKVNPELVIVIETHPDAQYNIMIDILDELRNADAKKISLRTMKSGQ from the coding sequence ATGATAAAAAAGTCGAGCAAAGTAACTTCAGAATTCAGTACTTCGTCTATGTCTGACATTAATTTCCTGCTCCTTATATTCTTCCTTGTCAGCACGATGTTTGCCGTAGACAGAGGACTGCCTATGTCTCTGCCGGGCGAGAGCTCCAGTACTGTTAAGCTTAAAACCGAGGATGTTCTAAAGATAAGAGCCTTCTCGAACGGAGCTATAGAAGCTAAAGGTAAAGGCCCTATAGTTCTGAGTGATATAGAACCTTTCGTTAGAGCGAAACTTAAAGTTAATCCAGAATTAGTGATAGTAATCGAAACACATCCGGACGCCCAATACAATATTATGATTGATATCTTAGATGAGCTGAGAAATGCCGATGCTAAAAAGATATCCCTGAGAACCATGAAATCCGGACAATAG